The following is a genomic window from Candidatus Hydrogenedens sp..
ATTCCGCAAAGACAATCAGGAATTTTACAAGGTAGAAGAAGACAATCAGGTAGTCCAGGAACAAAAACAGACCAAACACAATTTGACCAGGCTCTAATTGTTGAAAGTGAACTATCAAAAAGAATTGCATTTCAGGGAGAGATATTAACTTTAATATTTCGTGCGAAAATCCTTGAATCTCCTGATATATCTATACAAACAACAACAGGAAATCTTCCCGATTTGCCAGCATTGGATGATTTCTATATGGGCAAAGTGCAACAAAATACTCGCAGAGAAGACCAATCTGGAAAAACTTATCGTGTTGTAGAACTATCGGTCCCTATTTGTCCCAAAAGTGTCGGGACACTAACAGTAAGTCCCTGGGAATGGAATAACTGTTATATCAGATATTACAACAATTGGGGTTGGCCTGAAACATATTCGATAAATAAAAGTTCAGAGGCTCTAAATCTGGAAGTGCGAGCACTTCCTGATGCTCCGAATAATTTTTATGGGGCGATTGGTAAATATACTCTAACCTCTAATCTTTCACAGACAGAAGTAAATATAGGAACTCCCATTTATTTAACAATGACAATACGAGGTTCTGGAAATCCTGATTTTATAAGAGCCCCATCAAAACCAGTTCTCGATTGGGCTTATGTCTCTGATGCGGAAATTATAAGTGGAAATACCGACACATGGGATAATGTGGAGAAAACAATTCGTTTTTCAATAACGCCCTTAAAACCAGGAGATTATGAAATACCCACAATAGAATATAATTACTTCAATTCTCAAATTGGACAATACAATACACTTCGAACAAATTCCTTTAAATTAAAGGTTATCGGGGAAGCAAGTGAAGTAAATAATGTAATTACTGCGGGAGGAACTCCACGAATGGAGACCCGTAGCATTGATTTATCCAGTGGCGATTTACTTCCTTTAATAACAGAAGGCGTCCAATTAAAACCTCAGGGTTCTTACTATAAGGGAATTATTATTGCTATTTTTGTCTTTTCTCCACTTATTTCTATGATTTCGATTGGATTAGGTTTTAGAAAAGAGTATTTAAGGAAAAATCCTATATACCTTCGTAAAATATCTGCCTATACAAACGCAATAGAAAAGTTTAATGAATTAAAAACAGGGTCAAGCATTCCTGCTGCAGTTGAACAATCCTTGAAACAATATATTGGTGATGCCACAGGGGCTTTAAATGTCTCTGGACTAACATCAGATGACATTGAAAATATTATGAGAAGTCAGGGAATAGATAATGAACTTATATACAAAACTGTAAAACTAATAAAAACCTGTGAACGGATACGATACAGTGGGTCCTCTATTTCTATGGAAGAAAACAAAGGATTAGAAGAAGGTTTTAATTTATTAATAGAAGAGTTAAAGAAGGTTTTGGGATAAATATATGAACATTGGCATATTGTGTATAACTTTATTAATGAGTTTGACGGGGAATATATATAATCAGTCTTTTAGAGAAGGAAACGATGCTTATTATAAAAAAGATTTTGAAACCGCCATACAGAAATATGAAAATTTAATTAAATCAGGAATAGCAAATCCAATTCTTTTTTATAATTTAGGGAACGCCTATTATCATTTGGGAAAGAAAGGATTGGCAATTGCAAATTATGAACGCTCTCTTGATTTAAATCCTTCTTTCAAACCTGCAAGGGATAATTTAAATAAAGTGTTGAATGAAATAAAAAGAAATTTGGCAATTCCAGAGGAACCTTTATGGATGAAATATTTATTTATATGGCATTATGGAATACATATAAAATGGACATGGACAATAAGTCTTTTATTCTGGTTTACGGGATGGACAGTAATCGGCTGTCTTATGTGGATGAAAGAAAGATATAGAAAAGGGATGTTTGTCATAGGAATCTTCTTAATCACAGTAGGGGTTATATTTTTCCTTTCTGCCATAGTAAAAATGAATTCGGTGCCTTTAGGAGTTGTAATTGTTTCGGAATGTCCTGTTCGCATAACCCCATCTGAAAATAGTCCCTCTCGATTTGAACTTTTTGAAGGCGACCGTGTTCGTGTAGAGCGAGAAGAAGATACATGGATACTGATTTCGACGGTAGATAATGAAAGAGGTTGGATAAAAAATGATACAATTTTTATCTGGAAACCTCCTTATCGTAGCGTTGAAAATAAAACGAATATTGAAGAGAAAGTATCATCTTGAAAAACTTTATTGAATTATTACAAAGCATATCTTTATCTCCACAGGATAGGGTTTCCTCTGTTGAGTTTTTATCCTCTGCCAAAAGATATTACAGACAAAGTTGGGAAGAAATTCGCCAGAACCATAGACAGGGATATTCAGGTAGGCAAATTCTGAAACAATTGAGTGAAAGTGCTGATATTCTCATCGAAGGGGTTCTGTTATATGCATTATATGAATGTAATATAAATAAAAAAATATTTGACAATATTTCCCTTTGTGCCTTAGGAGGATATGGTCGTAAAGAATTGTCGCCTCATTCCGATTGTGATTTGTGTTTTTTACATGAAATAGAGATAGATAATTCCACATTAGAACCTTTAATACAAAGTTTTACAACCATGTTATGGGATTTGGGGTTGCATGTGAGTATTGCTATTTATACAGTCCCTGAAGCCATTCAACTTATAGAAGAGGACCCCAAAACCTATACTTCTTATTTACATATTCGAAATATTACGGGGCAGAATCGGTTGCCCGAGCAACTTAAAGAAGGTCTAAAAGGAATATCTCAAAGTGCTAAAGCAAAAGTATATGATATTATTTTTCAGCGTCTCGGCACAGCCTTTGCACAATCAGGGAAAGATTTATTTTCCCATGAACCCGATATTAAAGAAAATGCAGGTGGATTGAGAGATTATCATGCGATATTATGGATTTTGGGATTGGAAAATAATTGGGGTTCAGACCTTAAAGACATAGAAAAGAGTGGTTATATCGAAAATAATACATATCTTTCCTTAGTGGAGAGCCTTGATTTCCTGTGGAAAATACGCAATGAACTTCATTTTACAAAAAAAAGATGTTGGGATTTGTTAAATATTGAAATGCAATATCATCTCTCTCAATTTCTTAATTATGGAGATGCTGCTGATGATGCTATTGAACGATTTATGGAAGATTTTTATTCATCGGCAATGAGAATACGCTTATTGTTTGAATATATTGCCCGTAAAGCAGAACAAAAGAATTTTCCTAAGACAACTCTTGAAATTCCCTCCTCGAGTGTTGATGATAAATCGAATTATATGTTGTATAACGGCTATTTAACCCCGAGGATAGATGATGCCAACTGGTTTGTAGAAAATCCTGTTCGTATTATGGAATTGTTTTGGGAAGTATCGCGTAGAAAAGTTCCCATAGGTTATTCTATTCAACATTGGATACAACAAAATTTACATTTAATTAATGATAGTTTTCGAAATAATGAAGTAGTCAGTAAATACTTATTATCTATATGTGGAAGACCATTTTCTGCGGGATTTACATTCCGAGAAATGGAAAAGTTAGGTGTTCTGTCTAAATATATGCCCGAATTTGGTGCTATTCAAGGAATTGTTCGTTATAAAGATTTCCATAGTTATCCTGTAAATGAACATATTTTAAGGGCAATGGAGTCGTTAGAAAATATCCCTCGATTATCCGGCTCTATTGGGGAAATATTTAGAAAAGTATTGAAGGAAATTGAAGAACCTCAATTTCTTGTTCTGTCTATTCTTCTACATGACCTCGGTAAGGTAGAAGGGGAGAGACATTTAGAAGCAGGGGTTCATATAGCAAGGACAATTTGTGATAGATTAAGTCTATCCGATGAAGATTCGGAACATATATCCTTTCTTGTAAAAAATCACCAACTTATGGTTAATGTGGCGTTGTATAGAGATATTGACGATATAGATGTGGTTCAGGCATTTGCATCGGAGGTAAAAACAGAAAAGTTTCTTAACGAACTTTTGATTATGAGTTATGCGGATTTGTTCGCTGTCGGACCTAATGTATGGAATGAATGGAAAGGTTCATTATTAATTAACTTGTATTTTAAGACATTACGAATGCTGAAAAAAGAATTTTCAAAAGATTTGACTTTAGAAGAAGCAGTTGCAGAGAAAATCAGACAGATACATGAAAAGGTACCCCAGAGAAATCGTTCCGAATTAGAATATCATTTGAATTCAATGGGTTCTGGCTATCTGGATGCATTTACCCCTGATGATATTATTATACATTTAGATTGCTTAGAAGAAGCAATGGAAAAAGGATTAGCCGTCCGATGTTGGTCAAATGAATCTATAGGAATGAGTCATTTCGTTGTTGCTACACGGGATAAACAGGGGTTATTTGCCCAAATTGCAGGATGTTTTGCTTCACAACTTATTGATATATACAACGCTTCTCTATATACTCGAGAAGATGGATGGGTCGTAGACTATTTTCTTGTTCGGGATGCACCTCAAAGGAGACCTCTTACTGAAGGGCAAATTATAACATTAGAAAAGACACTTCGAACTGTTATTCTGGATGGTAAAGATGTGCAGGTCTTTGTTGACAAGACAAAGAAAAAATTATTTGCACTCAAAAAATCCCTTGCCCCTGTGCAGACATATATCCGTTTTGATAATGATTCTTCCAGTAAACATACTGTTATTGATATAGAAACAGGAGACCGAACCGGTTTGTTATATGATATAGCCTCTGCTCTTTTTGTTATGGGATTAAATATATATAAAGCAAGAATTAATACAGGGGCTTATCGGGTTCGCGATTCTTTTTATGTCCAATTTCGCGATAATAAAATAACACATAGAATATTACAGTCCGCTATCCGTGCCGGATTGTTAGAATCTATTGACGCACAAAACATTCAACAGGAGCAAAACGATGAAGAACAAAAAGGATAAGTTTACAAAAATTCTATTGATTGCAACAGTTACTATAATGATTACCCGAATATCCTATCCCGATATTCTCGAGGAAGTTGAAAAGAGATTTATTGAAATACATGAGAAAGTGGGATGTTCCGTAGTAAATATTGAACGAGAATCACAGATTAGTGCAGTTCCTGTAAATCGCGAGGAATTGTTTAAACAATTTGGATTACCCGTTCCAGAAGAGAAAGGAACTCCATCACTTCCTCAAAAAGAACAAAAACAAAAAGTTACAGGGACAGGTTCAGGCTTTGTTTATTCCAAAGACGGATATATTATTACCAATAATCATGTAATAGAAGATGCTGATAAAATTACAGTAAAAACTGTATCCGGGAAGAAATACCCTGCAAAAGTAATTGGTGCCGATTCTGAATCAGACCTTGCTGTTATTAAGATAGAACCAGAAGAGGAACTTATACCTGTTGTGTTAGGAGATTCCGACCAGTTAAAAGTGGGACAATTTGTTGCTGCAATCGGGAGTGCCCGTGGATTGGAGGGTTCAGTTTCTTTTGGTCATATCAGCGCCTTAGGTAGGGAAAATCTTAGAGAATTGCAATTACAGGGGCTTACATTCCAACATTTAATCCAGACCGATGCAGGAATTAATCTCGGAAATAGTGGAGGTCCTTTAACAAATATTAGAGGTGAAGTAATAGGGATAAATGTTGCTCTAATGTTAGGTGCTAATAGAATTGGTTTTGCAATTCCTATAAATACGGCAAAACAGGTAATTCCTCAATTGATACAAGGCGGTAAAGTTATAAGAGGTTATTTAGGTGTTGCCGTTACAGATGTGGAACGCTATGGTGAAGCACTGAATCTGCCGAACAGTTACGGAGCATTTGTAAAAAGAGTTCAGGAAGGGACACCCGCAGAAAAGGCAGGAATTAAAATTTATGATGTTATATTGAAAGTGAATGAACATGAAATTCAGAGTGCTCAGGATTTAGTAAATACAGTGTCATCTTATACACCTGGAACCTCTGTAATTTTAGAAATATGGAGAGATGAAAACAAAATATCATTGCCAATTGTATTAGGAGAGAGAAACTTCCAGGTTGCACAAAAAACGCAGGAAAACGTTTCGTTTTTAGGTATGACTTTTATAGATTTAGATAGTCAGAATAGGGAAAAATTAGACCTTGCTCCCGATACCAAAGGAGTTTTGATAGAAAATGTTGAAACAGGAAGCCCTGCAGAAGAAGCAGGACTATTCCCCGGCGATATTATTTTAGAGATTCAACGAAAAACGGTTAGTAGTGTAAAAGATTTACTGGCTATTTTGCCGAACCTTGTTAATACGGGAAAACCTATTATGATTCGTTATCAGCGAGGAAAGCAAGAACCCGATATTACTATTGTTAGTGTCACTCCATAAATTTTTCTTAATAAATATTATCGTGATACGGTTACTTCATAAATAGTTCTGAAAAAGGATTGAGGATTGCCGTCTTTAGGTCCTTTGGCAATACATTCAACAATATATTTTTTCTCTGCATTGAATTTAAGTGTTATCGTGTTTTTACTTTCTTTTTGAACAACCCCATCTACTTTCCATATATAAGACGAGTATCCCTCCACAGCAGTTAATTTGAGAGGTTGTTTCATTTTAACCTGGAAAGGAATAGGGTTATAAGATACTACCTTAGTTTGGGCAGTAGCCTTGCCTAACAAAATATCGGCATCTTTTTCTTCAACTTCAATGGTATAATTGCCGGGTTCTGGAAATGTAAAAACAAATGAAGATTCTCCTTCTCCTTGTTTAATCACTTGATTGTTTACCCGCCATACATAAAGAAGGTCAGGACTTCTTTCGAGATTAATTTCCAGAGTTTGTCCTTCATAATGTAAAGGAGGAACTTCTAAATGAATATCTATCTTATGAACTGGAGAAACAAGCCCTAATCGTTTCTTTAATTCCTCCACAGAGATACCTTCCTTTTGAGCACGATTTTCTAATGTATCAGGGAGTTTGTCCAAAGGAGCATAAACAGCAATAAGACACTTCCCAAAGGTTGTTTCAATTACCAAATCGTAAGTCCCTGTTTCAAGCAATGCAGGAGTGATAATTATTTTATCGTCTAATACTTGTAAATGAATCATGTGATTATATTTATTCTCTCCCGCTAAAAATGACCAATTTTTAATATGTTCTTTTTTTAGAAGTTGATTTTTATAAAATATCTTAACAATAGATTCTTGATTTAAATCATGGATTGTTATTTCATCGGGGTTTGCATACAAATCAGGGTTTCTCATATCCCCAAAGACAGATAAAGAACACAAAAAAAAGAGAACAATTGCACCATTTACTATAAGTAATTTAAAATGATTATATGGGAACATATTCTAAAACCTTTCCCTTCGGTTAAATTTGTTGAGGTTTACTATTAAAGGAATTATACTAATTTTAACTAAAGAACCCAATTTCTTATATTATTAATACATTTCAAAAAAACAATATGATGACAATATAGGCAAGTATGAATACTCGAGATTTTGACATTATTATAGTAGGGGGAGGACATGCAGGGATTGAATCTGCATTAGGAGGAGCCCGTTTAGGATATAGAACGATATTGATAACGCTTCAAATAGACAATATCGGAAAAATGTC
Proteins encoded in this region:
- a CDS encoding BatD family protein; translated protein: MNAKELCCLKNGGDMKYKIGQKKQKKEFWIKVKTIFLFWVVFFLLIGHIPCAYSQDSPIQVQINPTEVGIGDSFDVIVSIQGTNIGEPVITSEDGVKINPQSFYNGMSTQMEIGFGQSHIITTKERHYRGYAQQEGEWKIFVQADIDGKKYVSPEAKIKVSKNPSPQQAIPPGPSIPQRQSGILQGRRRQSGSPGTKTDQTQFDQALIVESELSKRIAFQGEILTLIFRAKILESPDISIQTTTGNLPDLPALDDFYMGKVQQNTRREDQSGKTYRVVELSVPICPKSVGTLTVSPWEWNNCYIRYYNNWGWPETYSINKSSEALNLEVRALPDAPNNFYGAIGKYTLTSNLSQTEVNIGTPIYLTMTIRGSGNPDFIRAPSKPVLDWAYVSDAEIISGNTDTWDNVEKTIRFSITPLKPGDYEIPTIEYNYFNSQIGQYNTLRTNSFKLKVIGEASEVNNVITAGGTPRMETRSIDLSSGDLLPLITEGVQLKPQGSYYKGIIIAIFVFSPLISMISIGLGFRKEYLRKNPIYLRKISAYTNAIEKFNELKTGSSIPAAVEQSLKQYIGDATGALNVSGLTSDDIENIMRSQGIDNELIYKTVKLIKTCERIRYSGSSISMEENKGLEEGFNLLIEELKKVLG
- a CDS encoding tetratricopeptide repeat protein; translation: MNIGILCITLLMSLTGNIYNQSFREGNDAYYKKDFETAIQKYENLIKSGIANPILFYNLGNAYYHLGKKGLAIANYERSLDLNPSFKPARDNLNKVLNEIKRNLAIPEEPLWMKYLFIWHYGIHIKWTWTISLLFWFTGWTVIGCLMWMKERYRKGMFVIGIFLITVGVIFFLSAIVKMNSVPLGVVIVSECPVRITPSENSPSRFELFEGDRVRVEREEDTWILISTVDNERGWIKNDTIFIWKPPYRSVENKTNIEEKVSS
- the glnD gene encoding [protein-PII] uridylyltransferase is translated as MKNFIELLQSISLSPQDRVSSVEFLSSAKRYYRQSWEEIRQNHRQGYSGRQILKQLSESADILIEGVLLYALYECNINKKIFDNISLCALGGYGRKELSPHSDCDLCFLHEIEIDNSTLEPLIQSFTTMLWDLGLHVSIAIYTVPEAIQLIEEDPKTYTSYLHIRNITGQNRLPEQLKEGLKGISQSAKAKVYDIIFQRLGTAFAQSGKDLFSHEPDIKENAGGLRDYHAILWILGLENNWGSDLKDIEKSGYIENNTYLSLVESLDFLWKIRNELHFTKKRCWDLLNIEMQYHLSQFLNYGDAADDAIERFMEDFYSSAMRIRLLFEYIARKAEQKNFPKTTLEIPSSSVDDKSNYMLYNGYLTPRIDDANWFVENPVRIMELFWEVSRRKVPIGYSIQHWIQQNLHLINDSFRNNEVVSKYLLSICGRPFSAGFTFREMEKLGVLSKYMPEFGAIQGIVRYKDFHSYPVNEHILRAMESLENIPRLSGSIGEIFRKVLKEIEEPQFLVLSILLHDLGKVEGERHLEAGVHIARTICDRLSLSDEDSEHISFLVKNHQLMVNVALYRDIDDIDVVQAFASEVKTEKFLNELLIMSYADLFAVGPNVWNEWKGSLLINLYFKTLRMLKKEFSKDLTLEEAVAEKIRQIHEKVPQRNRSELEYHLNSMGSGYLDAFTPDDIIIHLDCLEEAMEKGLAVRCWSNESIGMSHFVVATRDKQGLFAQIAGCFASQLIDIYNASLYTREDGWVVDYFLVRDAPQRRPLTEGQIITLEKTLRTVILDGKDVQVFVDKTKKKLFALKKSLAPVQTYIRFDNDSSSKHTVIDIETGDRTGLLYDIASALFVMGLNIYKARINTGAYRVRDSFYVQFRDNKITHRILQSAIRAGLLESIDAQNIQQEQNDEEQKG
- a CDS encoding PDZ domain-containing protein, which codes for MKNKKDKFTKILLIATVTIMITRISYPDILEEVEKRFIEIHEKVGCSVVNIERESQISAVPVNREELFKQFGLPVPEEKGTPSLPQKEQKQKVTGTGSGFVYSKDGYIITNNHVIEDADKITVKTVSGKKYPAKVIGADSESDLAVIKIEPEEELIPVVLGDSDQLKVGQFVAAIGSARGLEGSVSFGHISALGRENLRELQLQGLTFQHLIQTDAGINLGNSGGPLTNIRGEVIGINVALMLGANRIGFAIPINTAKQVIPQLIQGGKVIRGYLGVAVTDVERYGEALNLPNSYGAFVKRVQEGTPAEKAGIKIYDVILKVNEHEIQSAQDLVNTVSSYTPGTSVILEIWRDENKISLPIVLGERNFQVAQKTQENVSFLGMTFIDLDSQNREKLDLAPDTKGVLIENVETGSPAEEAGLFPGDIILEIQRKTVSSVKDLLAILPNLVNTGKPIMIRYQRGKQEPDITIVSVTP